CGCAGACCTGAAGCCCGCGCGCGGCCACCTCTCTGCGCTGCGCGGACCGCAGGATCTGTGGCCGTGGCTGCTCGCGCTCGTGGTTCTCGCGGCGATTGCTGCGCCGCTTCTGTGGCGGCGTTTTGCCGCCGCGCGCGCCCGCGTGCGGCGACGCAGCGCGTGGGAGATCGCAAGGTCGCGGCTCGATACCCTCGCCTCACGCCAGCGCCCGACCGAAGCGGAAGAGATCGACACGTTCTTCGTCGAGCTGTCGGCGCTCATCCGACGCTATCTCGAGGATCGCTTCGAGCTGCGTGCCCCCGAGCTGACGACCGAGGAATTCCTGCAGGTCGCGAGCGCATCGCCCGACCTCGGCCAGGCCCACCAGGGCTTCCTGCTCGACTTCCTGCGCCGCGCCGACATGGTCAAGTTCGCGCGCTTCATCCCGTCGACCGACGAGATCGAATCGGCACTGGCCGCTGCCTCGAGCTTCCTCGACGAAACGCACCAGGCCGACGAGCAGGACCAGAATCCTCCGGTCGCCGCCGCGGGAGTGGCCAATGCCTGGCGTTGAGCTGCGCGACCCCTTCCTGCTTGGCCTCGCGCTGCTGGCGCCGGTCGTTTACGCGCTGGCATCGCGGCTTCCGTCGGTCGTCACGGTCTCGACGCTCTCGCACTTCCACGGTGCGCCCCGTTCCTTGCGCTCGCGCCTTTCGAAGCTTCCCGCGCTGCTGCTCGCCGTCGCGACGTTGCTGCTGGCCGTCGCGCTTGCCGGCCCGCGCACCGGCGACACGACGAACTACGTGCATCGCGAAGGCATTGCGATCGTCATGGCCGTCGACCGCTCGGGCTCGATGAACGCTCGCGATTTCGTCGCCGGCGATGCGAGCGTGAGCCGTCTCGATGCCGTCAAGCGCGTGTTCCACGAGTTCGTCGAAGGCGGGAAGGGCGACGAGAAGGGACGACCGGACGACCTCATCGGGCTCGTCGTGTTCGGCACTTACGCCGACGGCGTCTGCCCCCTGACGCTCGATCACGCCAACCTGATGCAGATCCTCGACGACGTGAAGATCGCGAGCGAGGCCTCGGAAGCATCGACGGCGCTCGGCGAAGGCCTCGGCCTCGCCATCGAGAGGCTTCGCGAGTCGAAAGCCAAGTCGAAGGTCGTGATCCTGCTGACCGACGGCGTCAGCAACGCCGGCGACCTCGATCCGATGCAGGCGGCCAAGCTTGCCGCCGACAACGGCATCAAGGTCTACACCATTGCCGCAGGCAGCAAGGGCCTGGCGCCAATCCCGGTCGTCGGCGCGGACGGGCGCGAGTACCTGCGCCGCGTCTACGTCGACGTCGACGAGGAGACGATGCGCCGCATTGCCGACGCCACCGGCGGCCGCTACTTCCACGCGCGCGACGCCGACAAGCTGACCGAAATCTACAAGGAGATCGACAAGCTCGAGCGCAGCGACATCACCGAGGTGCGCTACCTCCAGTACCGCGAGCATTTCGGGCCCCTGGTCGAGGCCGCCGCCGCGCTGACGATGCTCGCCGCGCTCGCATCGGCGACGCTGCTGAGGAGGTTGCCGTGAGCGACTTCCGCTTCGCCGAGCCGGCATGGGCTTTCCTGCTGTGGGGCGTCGTCGCGTTCACGGCGCTGCTGCTATGGCTCGATGCCCGCTCCGGTTCGGCGATGTCGCGGTTTCTTTCGCCGCTGATGCAATCGCGCCTGGCCGAGACGCCGTCGCGCACGAGGCGGCGCACCTCGATCGTGCTCGTCGGCGCGTCGCTGGCGATGGCGGTCGTCGCGCTGATGCGGCCGCAGTGG
Above is a genomic segment from Candidatus Binatia bacterium containing:
- a CDS encoding VWA domain-containing protein, whose product is MPGVELRDPFLLGLALLAPVVYALASRLPSVVTVSTLSHFHGAPRSLRSRLSKLPALLLAVATLLLAVALAGPRTGDTTNYVHREGIAIVMAVDRSGSMNARDFVAGDASVSRLDAVKRVFHEFVEGGKGDEKGRPDDLIGLVVFGTYADGVCPLTLDHANLMQILDDVKIASEASEASTALGEGLGLAIERLRESKAKSKVVILLTDGVSNAGDLDPMQAAKLAADNGIKVYTIAAGSKGLAPIPVVGADGREYLRRVYVDVDEETMRRIADATGGRYFHARDADKLTEIYKEIDKLERSDITEVRYLQYREHFGPLVEAAAALTMLAALASATLLRRLP